Sequence from the Streptomyces sp. R33 genome:
GATCTTGTCGACCGCCTCGTCCTGCGATTCACAGACGACGGCCGGGCCCTCGAAGGTCCAGATCGACTCGTCGACGCCGGCCGTCTTCACCACGCACCCGTCGACCGCGATGTTGCCGCGCAGGACCGCCAGCCCGCCGTCCTTCGAGTACGCGTGCTGCACCGACCGGATGCAGCCGCCCTCGGCGTCGAGGTCCAGGGTGTCCCAGCGCTCGGACTGGGAGAAGGCGGTGGCGGAGCGGACGCAGCCGGGGGCCGCGTGCCACAGCTCCATGGCCTCCTCCGAGGCCGTGCCGCTGCGGGCGTCCCACTTCGCGAGCCAGTCCTCCAGGTTCTCGGAGTGGACCGTGGTGACGTCCTTGTTCAGGAGCCCGCCGCGGTGCAGCTCGCCGAGGATGGCGGGGATACCGCCGGCCCGGTGGATGTCCTCCATGTAGTACGTGCCGCCGGGCGCCACGTTCGGCGCGACCTTGGCCAGGCACGGGACCCGCCTCGACACCTCGTCGATGTCGGTGAGGTCGTACTCCAGGCCCGCCTCCTGCGCGGCGGCCAGCAGGTGCAGGATCGTGTTCGTCGAGCCGCCCATGGCGATGTCGAGGGCCATGGCGTTCTCGAAGGCCTGGCGGGTCGCGATGGAGCGCGGCAGGACCGAGTGGTCGTCCTGCTCGTAGTACCGCTTGGTGATCTCGACGACCGTGCGGCCGGCGTCCTCGTACAGGGCGCGGCGGGCGGTGTGCGTGGCGAGGACGGAGCCGTTGCCGGGGAGGGCCAGACCGATGGCTTCGGCGAGGCAGTTCATCGAGTTGGCGGTGAACATGCCGCTGCACGACCCACAGGTCGGACAGGCGTTCTCCTCGATCCGCAGCACGTCCTCGTCGGAGACGTTCTCGTTGGACGCGTCGACCATGGCGTCGATCAGGTCGAGCTTGCGGACGGTGCCGTCGACGAGGATGGCCTGGCCGGCCTCCATCGGGCCGCCCGACACGAACACGACGGGGATGTTGAGGCGCATGGCGGCCATCAGCATGCCGGGCGTGATCTTGTCGCAGTTGGAGATGCAGATGAGCGCGTCGGCGCAGTGCGCCTCGACCATGTACTCCACGCTGTCCGCGATCAGGTCGCGGGAGGGCAGGGAGTACAGCATGCCGCCGTGGCCCATGGCGATGCCGTCGTCGACCGCGATGGTGTTGAACTCGCGCGGGACGGCGCCCGCGGCGCGGATGGCGTCGGAGACGATCCGGCCGACGGGGGCCAGGTGCGTGTGCCCGGGGACGAACTCGGTGAAC
This genomic interval carries:
- the ilvD gene encoding dihydroxy-acid dehydratase encodes the protein MPELRSRTVTHGRNMAGARALMRASGVASEDIGKPIIAVANSFTEFVPGHTHLAPVGRIVSDAIRAAGAVPREFNTIAVDDGIAMGHGGMLYSLPSRDLIADSVEYMVEAHCADALICISNCDKITPGMLMAAMRLNIPVVFVSGGPMEAGQAILVDGTVRKLDLIDAMVDASNENVSDEDVLRIEENACPTCGSCSGMFTANSMNCLAEAIGLALPGNGSVLATHTARRALYEDAGRTVVEITKRYYEQDDHSVLPRSIATRQAFENAMALDIAMGGSTNTILHLLAAAQEAGLEYDLTDIDEVSRRVPCLAKVAPNVAPGGTYYMEDIHRAGGIPAILGELHRGGLLNKDVTTVHSENLEDWLAKWDARSGTASEEAMELWHAAPGCVRSATAFSQSERWDTLDLDAEGGCIRSVQHAYSKDGGLAVLRGNIAVDGCVVKTAGVDESIWTFEGPAVVCESQDEAVDKILRKEIKAGDVVVIRYEGPRGGPGMQEMLYPTSFLKGRGLGKVCALVTDGRFSGGTSGLSIGHASPEAASGGDIAVVEDGDRIRIDIPNRSIELLVDEATLAARHEALGGVYAPKNRERKVSAALRAYAAMATSADKGAVRDVTLLGG